The following proteins come from a genomic window of Bombyx mori chromosome 18, ASM3026992v2:
- the LOC101740460 gene encoding multiple coagulation factor deficiency protein 2 homolog isoform X3 — translation MINGVFALRRGPHHPPGQTPVERPHHHYKPMGTGSFTGDSQLLHDAKHLEEDSKVLTPAMLASMTPEELEFHYFSIHDFDRNTKLDGSEMLKAVYHTLDHESPNPDDDSSIEPEANDLDSFIVLVDRTLQFDDTDGDGYVSYPEYRAARARNPSKKASRILDNRAQDSSK, via the exons ATGATTAATGGTGTTTTTGCGCTCCGTCGAGGTCCACATCATCCGCCGGGGCAGACGCCGGTGGAACGTCCTCACCATCATTACAAACCAATGGGGACAGGTTCCTTTACTGGCGACTCGCAGCTGCTGCATGACGCTAA GCATTTAGAGGAGGACTCAAAGGTATTGACACCGGCGATGTTGGCTAGTATGACACCCGAAGAATTggagtttcattatttttcaattcatgATTTTGACAGAAATACGAAATTGGACGGCTCGGAAATGTTAAAA GCTGTCTATCACACTTTAGACCATGAAAGTCCGAATCCAGATGACGATTCTTCAATAGAACCGGAGGCAAACGATTTAGACTCATTTATTG tgCTGGTGGACCGAACCTTACAATTTGATGACACAGACGGCGACGGTTATGTCTCGTATCCTGAATACCGTGCGGCCAGAGCCAGGAATCCTTCAAAGAAAGCATCAAGAATACTCGATAACAGAGCACAGGATAGTAGTAAATAg
- the LOC101740460 gene encoding multiple coagulation factor deficiency protein 2 homolog isoform X1, with protein sequence MIHRNFLFVVVIGRRKRRRNLKAYLLLMINGVFALRRGPHHPPGQTPVERPHHHYKPMGTGSFTGDSQLLHDAKHLEEDSKVLTPAMLASMTPEELEFHYFSIHDFDRNTKLDGSEMLKAVYHTLDHESPNPDDDSSIEPEANDLDSFIVLVDRTLQFDDTDGDGYVSYPEYRAARARNPSKKASRILDNRAQDSSK encoded by the exons ATGATTCATCGCAATTTCTTATTTGTAGTTGTAATAGGTAGAAGAAAAAGGAGAAGAAATTTAAAAG CATATCTTTTACTGATGATTAATGGTGTTTTTGCGCTCCGTCGAGGTCCACATCATCCGCCGGGGCAGACGCCGGTGGAACGTCCTCACCATCATTACAAACCAATGGGGACAGGTTCCTTTACTGGCGACTCGCAGCTGCTGCATGACGCTAA GCATTTAGAGGAGGACTCAAAGGTATTGACACCGGCGATGTTGGCTAGTATGACACCCGAAGAATTggagtttcattatttttcaattcatgATTTTGACAGAAATACGAAATTGGACGGCTCGGAAATGTTAAAA GCTGTCTATCACACTTTAGACCATGAAAGTCCGAATCCAGATGACGATTCTTCAATAGAACCGGAGGCAAACGATTTAGACTCATTTATTG tgCTGGTGGACCGAACCTTACAATTTGATGACACAGACGGCGACGGTTATGTCTCGTATCCTGAATACCGTGCGGCCAGAGCCAGGAATCCTTCAAAGAAAGCATCAAGAATACTCGATAACAGAGCACAGGATAGTAGTAAATAg
- the LOC101740460 gene encoding multiple coagulation factor deficiency protein 2 homolog isoform X2, with protein MIELKSRFAYLLLMINGVFALRRGPHHPPGQTPVERPHHHYKPMGTGSFTGDSQLLHDAKHLEEDSKVLTPAMLASMTPEELEFHYFSIHDFDRNTKLDGSEMLKAVYHTLDHESPNPDDDSSIEPEANDLDSFIVLVDRTLQFDDTDGDGYVSYPEYRAARARNPSKKASRILDNRAQDSSK; from the exons atgatTGAATTAAAATCCAGATTTG CATATCTTTTACTGATGATTAATGGTGTTTTTGCGCTCCGTCGAGGTCCACATCATCCGCCGGGGCAGACGCCGGTGGAACGTCCTCACCATCATTACAAACCAATGGGGACAGGTTCCTTTACTGGCGACTCGCAGCTGCTGCATGACGCTAA GCATTTAGAGGAGGACTCAAAGGTATTGACACCGGCGATGTTGGCTAGTATGACACCCGAAGAATTggagtttcattatttttcaattcatgATTTTGACAGAAATACGAAATTGGACGGCTCGGAAATGTTAAAA GCTGTCTATCACACTTTAGACCATGAAAGTCCGAATCCAGATGACGATTCTTCAATAGAACCGGAGGCAAACGATTTAGACTCATTTATTG tgCTGGTGGACCGAACCTTACAATTTGATGACACAGACGGCGACGGTTATGTCTCGTATCCTGAATACCGTGCGGCCAGAGCCAGGAATCCTTCAAAGAAAGCATCAAGAATACTCGATAACAGAGCACAGGATAGTAGTAAATAg